In one Erythrobacteraceae bacterium WH01K genomic region, the following are encoded:
- the grxC gene encoding glutaredoxin 3, with amino-acid sequence MADPKVDIYTKFGCGFCVRAKRLLDEKGVDYEEFDITMGGPKRDEMLARAPGARTVPQIFIGDTHVGGSDDLAALEREGRLDALLAG; translated from the coding sequence ATGGCTGATCCCAAAGTCGATATCTACACCAAGTTCGGATGCGGTTTCTGCGTCCGGGCGAAACGCCTGCTCGACGAAAAGGGCGTGGATTACGAAGAGTTCGACATTACCATGGGCGGGCCGAAGCGCGACGAGATGCTGGCACGCGCCCCCGGGGCGAGAACGGTCCCGCAGATCTTCATCGGCGATACGCATGTGGGCGGCTCCGACGATCTTGCAGCGTTGGAGCGTGAAGGCAGGCTGGACGCCCTTCTGGCAGGCTGA
- a CDS encoding carbon-nitrogen hydrolase family protein, with product MTRIAIAQMQTGIDPVRNAAALADAAGQAAQGGAQMLFTPEMTGLLDRDRARAAQSICTEETDPVLAAAREAGAANDISIAIGSLALRVDEGGKWVNRSFVIDRSGEIIARYDKMHMFDVDLDSGESWRESNAYRAGAASCVVDTALGTLGLTVCYDIRFPALFDALGRAGCDAIAIPAAFTKPTGKAHWHILQRARAIEASAYVVAAAQVGRHEDGRETYGHSLVVDPWGEVLLDLGGEGPGIGFAEIDPQRIAQVRAQVPNLANRRDIPKSIA from the coding sequence ATGACCCGCATCGCCATCGCCCAGATGCAGACGGGCATCGACCCGGTCCGGAACGCTGCCGCTCTGGCCGACGCAGCGGGGCAGGCAGCGCAGGGCGGTGCGCAGATGCTGTTCACTCCGGAGATGACCGGACTGCTTGACAGGGACCGGGCCCGGGCGGCGCAGTCTATTTGCACCGAAGAGACCGATCCCGTTCTTGCCGCAGCGCGCGAGGCAGGGGCCGCGAACGATATCTCGATTGCGATTGGATCGCTAGCCCTTCGCGTCGATGAGGGCGGGAAGTGGGTCAATCGCTCATTCGTCATCGACCGGTCGGGCGAAATCATTGCCCGATACGACAAGATGCACATGTTCGATGTCGATCTCGACAGTGGGGAAAGCTGGCGCGAATCCAATGCCTACCGCGCTGGCGCGGCGTCTTGTGTGGTAGATACGGCTCTCGGTACGCTGGGGCTGACCGTGTGCTACGATATCCGGTTCCCGGCCCTGTTCGATGCGCTGGGCCGCGCAGGCTGCGACGCGATTGCGATACCGGCCGCTTTCACGAAGCCGACGGGGAAGGCGCACTGGCACATCCTGCAACGGGCCCGCGCAATCGAGGCGAGCGCCTATGTGGTTGCTGCGGCGCAGGTAGGAAGGCACGAGGATGGCCGCGAGACCTACGGCCATAGCCTCGTGGTGGACCCCTGGGGGGAGGTCCTGCTCGACCTCGGCGGGGAGGGGCCGGGCATCGGTTTCGCGGAAATCGACCCGCAGCGGATCGCCCAGGTCCGGGCGCAGGTTCCCAATCTTGCCAACCGGCGCGATATCCCTAAGTCGATCGCATGA
- a CDS encoding SurA N-terminal domain-containing protein, giving the protein MINSFRRFFQSKIGLAITLAFLVVIGFAFASMDVSSSGTFGGLSGTSNVAVVGDERVGTGDLSQAATNALDQVRQNNPTIAMPSFIAEGGLEQVLESVIDRTAIAEFARKYGLRAGTNLVNSEIRRIPAFRGPDGSFSEDAYRGALGQQGLSDAMVRDDLSRGLLAQQVMVPATFGTQLPDKLASRYAALFKERRTGFLGLVPSALFAPDKDPTAAELQSFYRGNRSDYIRPERRVLRYASFDTDASGDRAEPTERELRARYNENRAQYAASEERSFSQVIVPTQQAANAIRNRVSSGESLAAAAREAGLEPAAIGPVARADFASQTSPAVAQAAFETQEGRIATPARSGLGWHVVQVTDVTVIGGRSFEQARSEIQTALREEKRRRVVNELAASIEERLSDGESLVDIARELDIEIATSRPLTAAGLVYGTPDQQAPDILRPVLSTAFQMEEGEPQLAEVEAGETFLLFETSTITESATAPLAEIEDEVTAAWKLARGAVAARAAADRILDRIEGGQSVVEAFAAEETRLPRPDALALTREELLQNRQRVIPPLALFFSMAEGSTKRLEAENDNGWFIVDLDDIEAGLIASDDPLFAQAKAQFSQTLSDEYSRQFVAAMRADVGVETNDEAIAAVRRALVGEN; this is encoded by the coding sequence ATGATCAATTCCTTCCGCAGATTTTTCCAGTCCAAGATCGGGCTCGCGATCACGCTGGCTTTCCTCGTGGTGATCGGATTTGCCTTTGCCAGCATGGATGTATCCTCCAGCGGGACGTTCGGGGGCCTGTCGGGCACCAGCAATGTTGCCGTCGTCGGCGACGAAAGGGTCGGCACGGGCGACCTGAGCCAGGCGGCGACCAATGCGCTCGACCAGGTAAGGCAGAACAATCCGACGATCGCCATGCCCAGCTTCATCGCAGAAGGCGGGCTGGAGCAGGTGCTGGAAAGCGTCATCGACCGCACGGCAATCGCGGAATTCGCCCGCAAATACGGCCTGCGGGCCGGGACGAACCTGGTAAACAGCGAAATCCGCCGCATCCCTGCATTTCGCGGACCCGACGGCAGTTTCAGCGAAGATGCCTATCGCGGCGCTCTCGGCCAGCAGGGGCTGAGCGATGCGATGGTTCGCGACGATCTCAGCCGCGGCCTCCTGGCCCAGCAGGTCATGGTGCCCGCCACTTTCGGTACACAGCTGCCGGACAAGCTGGCAAGCCGTTACGCTGCGCTGTTCAAGGAACGCCGCACGGGCTTTCTCGGCCTCGTCCCCAGCGCCCTTTTCGCGCCGGATAAGGACCCGACCGCTGCGGAACTGCAGTCGTTCTATCGCGGCAATCGCAGCGACTATATCAGGCCGGAGCGCCGCGTACTGCGCTATGCCAGCTTCGATACGGACGCCTCGGGCGACCGGGCGGAGCCGACCGAGCGGGAACTGCGCGCCCGCTACAACGAAAACCGCGCGCAATATGCGGCCAGCGAAGAACGGTCCTTCAGCCAGGTCATCGTGCCGACGCAGCAGGCCGCAAACGCCATTCGCAACCGTGTGAGCAGCGGCGAATCGCTCGCCGCGGCCGCACGTGAAGCCGGACTGGAGCCGGCCGCCATCGGACCCGTTGCGCGCGCAGATTTCGCCAGCCAGACTTCGCCCGCGGTGGCGCAGGCCGCCTTCGAGACGCAGGAAGGCCGCATTGCTACTCCCGCGCGCAGCGGACTTGGCTGGCATGTCGTCCAGGTGACCGATGTGACCGTCATCGGTGGCCGCTCGTTCGAGCAGGCACGCAGCGAAATCCAGACCGCGCTTCGCGAGGAAAAGCGTCGCCGCGTCGTCAACGAACTGGCGGCCTCGATCGAAGAGCGCCTGTCCGACGGCGAATCCCTCGTAGACATTGCAAGGGAACTGGACATCGAGATTGCCACGTCCCGCCCCCTGACCGCCGCGGGCCTCGTCTACGGTACCCCGGACCAGCAGGCCCCGGACATCCTGCGTCCTGTCCTTTCGACCGCATTCCAGATGGAAGAGGGCGAACCGCAACTGGCCGAAGTCGAGGCGGGCGAGACGTTCCTGCTGTTCGAGACGAGCACCATCACCGAAAGCGCCACCGCTCCGCTCGCCGAGATCGAGGACGAAGTGACCGCCGCGTGGAAACTTGCCCGCGGCGCTGTCGCGGCCCGTGCGGCGGCAGATCGTATCCTCGATCGCATCGAAGGCGGCCAGAGCGTGGTGGAAGCCTTCGCTGCCGAAGAAACCCGTCTGCCCCGCCCCGATGCACTGGCACTGACGCGCGAGGAATTGCTGCAGAACCGCCAGCGTGTCATTCCGCCCCTGGCATTGTTCTTCTCGATGGCAGAAGGCTCGACGAAGCGGCTGGAAGCGGAGAACGACAATGGCTGGTTCATCGTCGATCTCGACGATATCGAGGCCGGGCTGATTGCGTCCGACGATCCGTTGTTCGCGCAGGCAAAGGCGCAATTCTCTCAGACCCTGAGCGACGAATACAGTCGCCAGTTCGTGGCGGCGATGCGTGCGGATGTCGGCGTCGAGACGAACGACGAAGCGATTGCCGCTGTGCGCCGCGCGCTCGTCGGCGAAAACTAG
- the secG gene encoding preprotein translocase subunit SecG yields MFLFLFVVQTIVAAALVAVILMQRSEGGGLGIGGSPGGMMSARGAADFLTKTTRILAILFVVLSIALAALAVEVTGGDEIESTLDRTVTANEDPLAGAADGSVTAETDETPPVDETATPSEDPLAGATE; encoded by the coding sequence ATGTTTCTATTCCTCTTTGTCGTCCAGACGATCGTGGCCGCCGCACTGGTCGCGGTCATCCTCATGCAGCGTTCCGAAGGCGGTGGCCTCGGCATCGGCGGATCGCCGGGCGGCATGATGAGTGCGCGCGGTGCGGCCGATTTCCTGACCAAGACGACACGCATTCTCGCCATCCTGTTCGTCGTCCTCTCGATCGCGCTCGCAGCGCTGGCCGTGGAAGTGACAGGCGGGGACGAGATCGAATCGACGCTCGACCGTACCGTGACGGCGAACGAGGATCCGCTGGCCGGTGCCGCCGATGGCTCGGTGACGGCAGAAACGGACGAGACGCCGCCGGTCGATGAGACCGCCACGCCGTCCGAGGATCCGCTCGCAGGTGCGACCGAGTAA
- the tpiA gene encoding triose-phosphate isomerase, which produces MSNRPYIVGNWKMNGTRAMLSEARAIDRAAQRYMKTEVAIAPPFTLIHAVHREAEQIAVGAQDCHAEQDGAHTGDISATMAADAGAKFVILGHSERRENHGESDALVLSKLNAALDAGINAIVCCGEPEDVRKDGGAEKFVLDQLRHSLPEKLADAGERLTVAYEPIWAIGTGLVPTTEDIAAMHQAIYDFLKARFGEEAAGEMRILYGGSVKPENAREILAVPHVGGALVGGASLSAESFMNIALAAGDVAEG; this is translated from the coding sequence ATGAGCAACCGACCCTATATCGTCGGCAATTGGAAAATGAACGGAACGCGCGCGATGCTTTCGGAAGCGCGGGCGATCGACCGTGCGGCCCAGCGCTACATGAAGACCGAAGTCGCCATCGCTCCGCCGTTCACGCTGATCCACGCCGTCCACCGCGAGGCGGAGCAGATCGCCGTGGGTGCGCAGGACTGCCATGCCGAACAGGACGGTGCGCATACCGGTGACATCTCCGCGACCATGGCTGCCGACGCCGGCGCCAAATTCGTCATTCTCGGTCATAGCGAGCGCCGGGAAAACCACGGCGAGAGCGACGCGCTGGTCCTGTCGAAGCTGAATGCCGCTCTGGATGCGGGTATCAATGCGATCGTCTGCTGCGGCGAACCGGAAGACGTCCGGAAAGATGGCGGCGCGGAGAAATTCGTGCTCGACCAATTGCGCCATTCGCTGCCTGAGAAACTGGCCGATGCAGGCGAACGCCTGACTGTCGCCTACGAACCTATCTGGGCAATCGGCACCGGACTGGTCCCGACGACCGAGGATATCGCCGCGATGCACCAGGCGATTTACGACTTCCTGAAGGCCCGTTTCGGGGAAGAGGCTGCCGGCGAAATGCGCATCCTGTACGGCGGTTCGGTAAAGCCGGAGAATGCCCGCGAGATCCTGGCTGTTCCGCATGTCGGCGGGGCACTGGTCGGCGGGGCGAGCCTCTCGGCCGAAAGCTTCATGAATATCGCCCTGGCTGCAGGGGATGTCGCCGAAGGCTGA
- a CDS encoding CTP synthase, which produces MARFIFITGGVVSSLGKGLMAASLGALLQARGYKVRIRKFDPYLNVDPGTMSPYQHGEVYVTDDGAETDLDLGHYERFTGVSARQSDNITSGRVYQDIIAKERRGDYLGATVQVIPHVTDAIKDFALADQSGEDGDLDFILCEIGGTVGDIESLPFMEAIRQLRNELEPMQTLSVHVTLVPYIAAAGELKTKPTQHSVRELASLGIKPDILLCRAEHELPEGERRKIAQFCNVRPEAVIQALDAPSIYSVPLQYHREGLDSEVLRGFGITDAPDPDLSAWEDVTDRYFHPEGEVTIGVVGKYVGLQDAYKSLNEALIHGGMANRTKVHIKWIDAEIFEGEESELAAALEPLHGILVPGGFGERGSEGKIASVRFARERKVPFFGICLGMQMACVESARSSGHGSASSTEFGETEEPVVGIITEWMSEEGLETREEGGDLGGTMRLGAYDAALSGNSLVSTIYGGETTISERHRHRYEVNAAYIPAMEKDGLVFSGMSPDGLLPEIVERPDHPWFVGVQFHPELKSRPFDPHPLFAGFIHAALEQSRLV; this is translated from the coding sequence ATGGCGCGGTTCATTTTTATTACCGGCGGCGTGGTCTCCTCGCTCGGAAAAGGTCTCATGGCGGCAAGCCTCGGCGCGCTGCTGCAGGCGCGTGGCTACAAGGTCCGCATTCGCAAGTTCGACCCCTATCTGAACGTCGATCCGGGCACGATGAGCCCGTATCAGCATGGCGAAGTCTACGTGACCGACGACGGGGCCGAGACCGACCTCGACCTTGGCCATTACGAGCGTTTCACCGGCGTATCTGCCCGGCAGAGCGACAACATCACCTCCGGCCGTGTCTATCAGGACATCATCGCGAAAGAACGCCGCGGCGATTATCTTGGCGCGACGGTGCAGGTCATCCCGCACGTCACGGACGCGATCAAGGATTTCGCCCTGGCCGACCAGTCGGGCGAGGACGGGGACCTCGATTTCATCCTGTGCGAAATCGGCGGGACGGTCGGCGACATCGAATCGCTGCCATTCATGGAGGCGATCCGCCAGCTGCGAAACGAGCTGGAGCCGATGCAGACGCTCAGCGTCCATGTGACGCTGGTCCCCTATATCGCCGCCGCCGGTGAGCTGAAGACGAAGCCGACGCAGCACTCCGTCCGCGAACTGGCCAGCCTCGGTATCAAGCCCGACATCCTGCTATGCCGCGCGGAACACGAGCTTCCGGAAGGCGAGCGTCGCAAGATTGCGCAATTCTGCAACGTGCGCCCCGAAGCGGTCATCCAGGCCCTCGATGCGCCGTCGATCTACTCGGTCCCGCTCCAGTATCACCGCGAAGGCCTCGACAGCGAAGTCCTGCGCGGCTTCGGCATCACCGATGCACCGGACCCCGACCTTTCCGCCTGGGAAGACGTTACCGACCGCTATTTCCACCCGGAAGGCGAGGTTACGATCGGCGTGGTCGGCAAGTATGTCGGCCTGCAGGACGCCTACAAATCGCTCAACGAAGCGCTCATCCATGGCGGAATGGCCAATCGCACCAAGGTCCATATCAAGTGGATCGATGCCGAGATTTTCGAAGGCGAGGAATCGGAACTGGCCGCCGCGCTCGAACCGCTTCACGGGATCCTGGTCCCCGGCGGCTTTGGCGAACGGGGAAGCGAGGGCAAGATTGCCAGCGTGCGCTTCGCCCGCGAGCGGAAGGTACCCTTTTTCGGCATCTGTCTCGGCATGCAGATGGCCTGCGTGGAAAGCGCGAGGTCGTCGGGCCATGGCTCTGCCTCATCGACGGAATTCGGCGAGACCGAGGAACCCGTGGTCGGCATCATCACCGAATGGATGAGCGAAGAGGGTCTGGAAACCCGCGAGGAAGGCGGTGATCTTGGCGGCACGATGCGCCTGGGCGCGTATGACGCGGCCCTTTCGGGCAACAGCCTGGTCAGCACGATCTATGGCGGCGAGACAACCATTTCCGAACGCCATCGCCACCGTTACGAAGTGAATGCGGCCTATATCCCCGCAATGGAAAAGGACGGGCTGGTGTTCTCGGGCATGTCGCCGGATGGCCTGCTGCCCGAAATCGTCGAACGCCCGGATCATCCATGGTTCGTAGGCGTGCAGTTCCATCCGGAGCTGAAATCGCGCCCGTTCGATCCGCATCCGCTGTTTGCCGGGTTCATCCACGCTGCGCTAGAACAGTCGCGACTGGTTTGA
- a CDS encoding DUF1178 family protein, producing the protein MIVYDLACDNAHRFEIWFRSSGDFADQRERGLVSCPECGSQAVAKAPMAPAVPAKSNTLTTAGKTESGGDTGLEGGKLPEKVRAAMAALAKEQRKTIKDSTWVGEDFAALSREMHYGERDEKLIHGRATKEEALDLIEEGIGIAPLLVPVVPPEEAN; encoded by the coding sequence ATGATCGTTTACGACCTGGCATGCGACAACGCGCATCGGTTCGAGATATGGTTCCGGTCGAGCGGCGATTTTGCCGACCAGCGGGAGAGGGGGCTTGTCTCCTGCCCCGAATGCGGATCGCAGGCCGTAGCCAAGGCTCCGATGGCTCCCGCCGTGCCCGCAAAGAGCAATACGCTTACGACCGCCGGGAAAACGGAAAGCGGGGGCGATACGGGACTGGAAGGCGGCAAGCTGCCGGAAAAAGTCAGGGCCGCCATGGCCGCGCTTGCAAAGGAGCAGCGCAAAACGATCAAGGACAGCACCTGGGTGGGTGAGGATTTCGCGGCCCTGTCGCGGGAAATGCACTATGGCGAGCGTGACGAGAAGCTGATCCATGGCCGCGCCACGAAGGAAGAAGCGCTCGACCTGATCGAGGAAGGGATCGGCATTGCGCCCTTGCTGGTCCCGGTCGTCCCGCCGGAGGAGGCGAATTAG
- a CDS encoding Hsp20 family protein, with amino-acid sequence MSRFDFTPYRRSTVGFDRLFDILENQNRAGGGDNYPPFNIEKRGHDDYRITLAIAGFREQDLDITAQQNLLTVIGRKREDSPEGEMLHVGIANRGFERRFELADYVRVKNADLADGLLTVDLVREVPEAMKPKKIAVNGQQPSLSVVEADEDDGEESNAA; translated from the coding sequence ATGTCCCGTTTCGATTTCACGCCCTATCGCCGCAGCACCGTCGGTTTCGACCGGCTGTTCGACATTCTGGAAAACCAGAACCGTGCCGGCGGAGGCGACAATTACCCCCCCTTCAACATCGAGAAGCGCGGCCATGACGATTATCGCATCACGCTCGCGATCGCCGGTTTCCGGGAACAGGATCTCGACATCACCGCCCAGCAGAACCTGCTGACGGTCATAGGCCGGAAACGCGAAGACTCACCTGAAGGTGAAATGCTGCATGTCGGCATCGCCAATCGCGGTTTCGAGCGCCGTTTCGAACTTGCCGACTACGTGCGGGTGAAAAACGCCGATCTGGCCGATGGCTTGCTGACGGTCGACCTGGTGCGCGAAGTGCCCGAGGCGATGAAGCCGAAGAAGATCGCGGTGAATGGCCAGCAGCCGTCGCTCTCCGTGGTCGAGGCCGATGAGGATGATGGCGAAGAGTCCAACGCCGCCTGA